TCCCGGAGCATTTTTTTTTCTTTAGATAGCACCACAAAGCGCGTGACATTATCTTTGTAATCAGCAATATCGCGGACTAATATTTTCAAGCCGTATTTGCGCGCGGCCTCGCGCGAGCCGATCGCGGCGCGGCAAGGCTGTTTTTTTTCTTTGACATTAAGCACGGCCTGCGCGGTGCTTTTGGCCAGCAAAATTTTGGCGCCCGGCAGTCTGGCAAAAAGAAAATCGCGGCATTGCTCCAGAGCCTGCGTATGCGAAATTATTTCCCTGATCTCGGCCAGCCGCGCCCGCGGCAGAGCCAGCAGCTGATGTTTGACGGAGATATCGATCTCGTCAATGATAAACACGAAGTTTCTTTTATTGGCCAGTTTGTCCAGCGTAGCGCTGACACTGCCCTCGATAGTGTTTTCCATCGGCACAATGCCGTATTTGTATTTGCCGGTATTAACGCTGTGAATAACTTCCGAGATGGTATTCAGCGGGACTGCTTCAATTTTTCTCCCCTGCCGGCGCAAATATTTTTCCACAGCCTGACTGCAATAAGTGCCTTTAGGCCCTAGATAGGCGATCTGCTCAGACATCTTTACCCCTTAAACACCACTAATTCAATTTTGGACTCGTTGAGCATCTGCACGGCCAGATCGTCGGGATAAAAATTTTTGAAAACGATGCGCCGGATGCCGGCGTTG
The sequence above is a segment of the Candidatus Margulisiibacteriota bacterium genome. Coding sequences within it:
- the pheA gene encoding prephenate dehydratase — protein: MSEQIAYLGPKGTYCSQAVEKYLRRQGRKIEAVPLNTISEVIHSVNTGKYKYGIVPMENTIEGSVSATLDKLANKRNFVFIIDEIDISVKHQLLALPRARLAEIREIISHTQALEQCRDFLFARLPGAKILLAKSTAQAVLNVKEKKQPCRAAIGSREAARKYGLKILVRDIADYKDNVTRFVVLSKEKKMLRDKDAITAFVFSCKKDRPGGLYEILGFLAKAKINMTRIESRPSKVVMGDYVFFIDIAGNHYVQAKTAQALASIEKHSDYFKLLGVYQRKK